Within the Malus sylvestris chromosome 4, drMalSylv7.2, whole genome shotgun sequence genome, the region ggtataaccatttacccaCGAAATTTAAATAGGCgattatgggtattaaccgcggttataaatgggtaaccatttacccatttattttatatatgtaaaattaacacaaaccatgttctctatcggacaaaacttagatcaatgtTATTGACTATAATGCATGATTTCTAtagctaatataatatatttttctttaaccactttaaatttcatggtccattacatatatatattatgttaatattttacattcCGAGTCAAATAACCAAGAATACTGTCTTTTAACAATTTTCgtaacccaagaatacttagcaaattttatattaccttcattgctaacagttaaaaatatcgtatataaactattatttcaattattggaatggtatacggacttaaaaaattaaaatgcggaaatgtatgatgaatgtacctataacggtgtttaattgttagaaaaaccaaattatgatttttcttttttaattttcaagttgttaaaaaaacacgtagacgggtgaaaatGAGTAAATAGTAAAAAAGACAGGATAAATGggtttaaaaatgataaatggatAAACGAGTACTAAACGATTACgattaaatgggtacacggttataggtatggttaaccgtttataaacagttatgggtatgggtataaccgtttagataattacccaacgggtaaacggttataccggTATGAGAATAaatggttatggataaataaccgcggttacccgtccgCCATAACCGTTGTCCATCCCTATTCAGAACCATTATACTTTTGCTGGGCTGATttgtagcaaaaaaaaaaaacaaagagaaggATTGGGAAAAACCAATGAGAATTTGGAAGGTGGGTTTTGCTGGGTTTCTTGTTGCTGCCTTTGTGGTGGGATTTGGTTCAGGGGTCAGACTTGCACCGAGAGAATTTCAGATCCAAGAGACAtactatttttttcaatttgcatTATTTGATTGCTCTTTggttttttccatttttcaatCTCTGAATTCCATTTTGTTGCCTTTAACTGCTACTGAGGTTTGGTCACTTGAAGTTTTGGTTGTGATATGTTATTTAAATCATCAAATGTTCCCTTAAAACTAGTTGGAAGCCTCTTATCAGGTAGAGTATCAAATACACTATAAATAATACGGTCTTTAGTCTAAAATTGCACCATGACTAATTTAGTAAGTACTATCAGATGACTATTTATCTTATCCAACTAAAATAGTAAGTACAGTCCAAGCTGTCAAACAAGGCCTCAAAGGGCAATAGTATGTACAGTCCAAGTTGTTTGTAAGATGAATTAATACTTAGAAGTTAAATTAgagtttgtgtttcatgttggGGCGTATGGGTTGTTGAATAAAATTGAAGCTTTGACGTGCTAGAAACTAGGATGAACAATTTCTGGTTCAAGTGTCCAATtgcaaaattttgtaaaaatatttcTGTAATGTGCATGTTGTGTGCAAATGGTGTGCATGACTACATCTTAAATATGAGAAGATGGAATGTTCACAAGTTATGATGCATGTATACTGTCCCTCGGAATTTAGCGAGTGTGACCACAACCTAGTTGGCCAAggtgaaaaacaaaattaaaaaaaaaaaaggcttagaGGAAGTTAAGAGTCATGCGTGTCCATTAAATAACGATAACGAGTATCATGTTTTCTACGTGCACGGTTAAGTGGTAGTTGATATACGTAACAAGACTTTTCAAACTGTCACTGTAACCTTATATACgtaacaattatattttaattgtaTCCACTATACCAACATATTTCCATTAAAGTTTATCCCGCTCAgtgcatatcatgtgcataTACTATACATATTATTtgcatgtggtgtgcatatAGTGTATATGGTGCGTATTTGCATCTTTGATACTCTTCGCATTTACGTAATTTActactttttcctttgattcagAGGCAGACCCTACAAATACGAAAAAAGTGAACGAGTTCGTCAAACAATTTTCCTTGATTCAGTTGGGTTCTTTCCTGCCCATTCAAAATGCAATTTTCAAATccttgaaatatttgaacccaatcaaatttgataccaaattcaaataatgaatcttcaattcttcatatAAAGTTTAGGGTCATTTATATGATTGCATCATTTTTTCTGATTTCGAAGAGAGAGCTGTGAGTTATGCGTTTTTGGGTTGAGCTCAAATATGTGAGCATAAGATGTGCATGTCATGTGCATGTCGTGTACATACAGTGCATTTCGTCCAtatccttctctcttccttctttccactataatttctctcttttccctcaaaTTTATCTCTTCTCCAAAAGGCAACTGACCTTTAATACGTTATTTCATTTAATTGCAGCAAAGGCCAAACCCTATTTTATTGCTTGTAAATTtgaatcgagagagagagagagagagagagagagcatagaGGAGAAAAGACAGAAGAAATACAACATATTTCCATTAAAGTTTCTCCTGCTCCgtgcatatcatgtgcataTACTATACATATTATTtgcatgtggtgtgcatatAGTGTATATGGTGCGTATTTGCATCTTTGATACTCTTCACATTTACGTAATTTActattttttcctttgattcagAGGCAGACCCTACAAATACGAAAAAAGTGAACGAGTTCGTCAAACAATTTTCCTTGATTCAGTTGGGTTCTTTCGTGCCCATTCAAACTGCAATTTTCAAATCCTTGAAATATTTAAACCCAatcaaatttgataccaaattcaaataatgaatcttcaattcttcatatAAAGTTTAGGGTCATTTATATGATTGCATCATTTTTTCTGATTTCGAAGAGAGAGCTGTGAGTTATGCGTTTTTGGGTTGAGCTCAAATCTGTGAGCATAAGATGTGCATGTCGTGTACATACAGTGCATTTCGTCCAtatccttctctcttccttctttccactataatttctctcatttccctcaAATTTATCTCTTCTCCAAAAGGCAACTGACCTTTAATACGTTATTTCATTTAATTGCAGCAAAGgccaaaagagggttaaatttgtgtgttaagataattttcgcaccaATGCCCCTGACCGGCTAAGTGGAAATCCTATGCGGATTTCAGGTGTGGACATCTGAGTCCTTATTACTATTTGTTCATTTTCACATCTTTATAGGTAGTACGTGTTCTTACGAACACGTGAGTGCGAACAATGTGTAAATCAGATGATTTATGCACATGGCCTATTCGTTGGGTTTgttaagcaagtgggcaagTAGGCCCATTTCTGGtagtattttattaattaggccTCGTgcctaattaattattgtttgggcttgacccacacacacacacacacacacacacacacacacacacatatactctCGTAGTGCTCTCCATTACGACCGCGTGGATGCGAGCGATACGGAATTCGAAGATACCACTATGTTGAAGACGCGTCATGGGAAACCGAAGAACGTGTGAGAGACTTGTATCCGTACTTCTTCCTTGATTAAATTCAGTTGTTTCGAATTTCAaggatgaaattttcttaagagGAGTAGATTGTGACATCCCCGTCCCGAGATTTATCATATTTTGTTCTTAGTAGTagtgaaattatcaaaatacCCTTAAGATGCCACGTAGGTCTTCCATGTGGATCTCaattttcccttcatttttCCACTCTTATTTTACTATTCTTGAATAATACTCATTTTTACGAACACGTGGTCGTAGACAGAACTCAATTTGGAATTATAACGAACAAGTTATGTTTGAAACTATATGAAAGTATCAGAGGCATATCTAAAACTTAGAATCTCTCCTTTTGCAGTGTGCACCACTGCATGGGTTTTATCCagaggagtaggattctctccctttttttttccctccatTTTCCTCCCCTCGTATTtgaatggtcacggttaagccatgtcaacatcttatattaattttttatagcaagagaaagacaaaataagatAATGTGAGAGGAGAGAATGGAAGGAGATGGAAAAAGGAAGGGAGAGAATTCTAGTCCTTATCTGGAGCATGAATTCAGCCATTGTGCAGTGTAAATGCTTGCATAAGCTGATTGACTTGACTAAGAGAAACAAGTGGCCtttaattactaatttattgAGTCCAAATGAAAGTTTGATGGTGGGTTTCGTACATGGGTGTTACATAATAAATTATTGGCTTTAATAAAGGCAAATGGAAGATTGAATATTGTTTTGTTGGGCTTTGAACACCCCACTCTTCCACTCCATTAGACACCTGTTGGGTttttggctcaaaattaggatgatgcaataaattaggtttgtgttgcctatttggttttggtgtcctatttgggtttggttttgacttcttagttggtttccttggtggagagattttgttaattacctatttgattaggatttggatttactttctattaggattcttattgtaacctaagtcctatgcactataaataggaccttagggttagtgtattttGTGTGGCTCATTCGTGTGGCAATTTGGTGAAGTCAATTTGCTAGTTTGTGAGTTGgagagcaatttgggagaatcttctccgtttgtttgagttctctactcgtttggtttagggtttgtaatttgtgggatttgggttgtgagagtttaaacactcttttgtaatctccatttgtttagtgaaattccttgCCATGCTTCGCCCATGGAGTAGGCTTTACACTGAACCACATAAATCTCTTGTGTTAGTTtaagattgtttgttttagctttcacctACGACGTTGATATTTGGTACTTTATTATAATTCGCTTCCGTttgcgcataaaagtacaacaagtggtatcagagccaggtttcGGCTTGGGCTTTGCTTGGTAATCACTATGAAGCCTTCTGTGTCGTCGGTGAAAGTTGATATTGAAAAGTTCAACGGCAATGCCTTTGGTATTTGGCAATAGAAGATGCGTGCTTTGTTAGTTCAATAAGGGCTTTTAAAAATGCTAAAGGGTGTGAAGGCTTTGCCAAATTCGTGGActaatgaagaaaaagaagacgtTATGGAGCGGGCACTTGGAGCAATCCTGCTGACTTTATCAAATGAAGTCTTGCATGAAGTTGGTAGCCTCAAATCTGCACTGgagttgtggcaaaaattaGAGAGCTTGTATATGACCAAATCCCTTGCAAAACGGTTGTATTTGAAGAAAAGTTGCATACTCTTCGTATGGATGAAGGTACGTCAATTCATAAACATGTTGATGAATTTAATAAACTTATGATGGATTTGAAAAGTGTGGACAACCAAATTAGTGATGAAGATTACGCGATAACTTTGTTGTGTTCTTTATCTCCTTCGTATGAACACTTTGTTGATACCATGCTATTTGGTAGAGAAAGTCTTAGTTTGGAAGATGTTAAAGCCACTTTGAATTCTAAAGAACTAAAGAATAAAGTGTCTGATACACAAGATGGAGCTTTGGTAGTTTAAGGAAGGAATAAGGAAATGAGCAAACTTGGAAAGAACACTTGTAGCTATTGTTATAAGGAAGGCCATTGGAAAGTAGATTGCCCTAAACTCAAGGGCAAAAAGAAGCCGTTTAATAAGTCTTTTGCTAGTGTTTATGCAAACATTGCAGAATATCATTGTTCTGAACTCCTCTAAAGGTTATGTGATGAGGTGGAGCTTGGTACTCAAGCTCTTTGGGTGGAGTGCAATTCGCACTTTTTTGTTCGTATGTTCAAgcttttgcttggatttttgttttgtatttgataGTCTCCATAATGAAATTTGTTGGAGAAGGcgttggatgaaatttcaagTTTAAAGACTTTTGGATTTTTTGAGTCTAGGTGGAGATCAGTTTCGAAAGAATTTAGTGCACGTTTGCATTTGTATTTTGGTATCCAAATTTGGACGTTTGCTAATTTCTTGccgaggtggagattgttgggtttttggctcaaaattaggatgatgcaataaattaggtttgtgttccctatttggttttggtgtcctatttgggtttggttttgacttcttagttggTTTCCTTTGTgaagagattttgttaattacctatttgattaggatttggatttacttcctattaggattcttattgtaacctaagtcctttgcactataaataggaccttagggttagtgtattttgtgtggctcattcgtgtggcaatttggtgagagtcaatttgcGAGTTTGTGAGTTGgagagcaatttgggagaatcttctctatttgtttcagTTCTCTACtcatttggtttagggtttgtaatttgtaggatttgggttgtgagagtttaaacactcttttgtaatctccatttgtttagtgaaattccttgCCGTGCTTTGTCCGTGAAGTAGGCTTTAtgccgaaccacgtaaatctcttgtgttagtttgagattgtttgttttagctttcacctACGATGTTGatatttgatactttgttataatTCGCTTCCATTTtcgcataaaagtacaacaacaCCATCATTACTGCATTTTGCCGTTATTGCTATCTTTTCAAATGTGATTTCGATCAAATGGGTAGCACTGGAAGTGATGTCTTCACTGAGAAAGGGTTTACAAATTGGAAGAAAGGACCCCAAAATCTTCGTGTCCATGAGGGAGGTGTTGGAAGTCTTCATAATATAGCTGTACAACAAGCTAGAGATTTGATGGCACAAAAACAACACATTGAAACATTTGTGAGTAAGCAAACCGATGAAGCTCGCATTAATTATCGTACTTTATTGAATGCCTCACTTGAGTGTACAAGATGGTTGTTAGGACAAGGTTTGCCTTTTCGTGGCCACGATGAATCGTTCAAATCAAGCAATAGAGGTAATTATTTGGAGCTTATGCAATTTCTTTCCAAGCATAATGAGCAAGTTAGGAAAGTTGTGTTTGAGAATGCTCCCAAGAATCTTAAGTATACTTCTTCCGATATTCAAAAAGATCTTGTCCATGCTTGTGCCATTGAAACTATAGATGCAATCACTAAAGATATGGAAGgtgcatttttttctcttttggttgatGGATCACGTGATTCTTCAACTAAAGAGCAAATGGCGGTGGTATTGCGTTATGTGAACAAAAAAGGAGAAGCAATTGAAAAGTTTTTGGGTGTACAACATGTCACTTCTACAACTAGTAGCTCACTTGAAGAGGCTATTGAGAGATTTTTTGCTACAACAAATTTGAGTATGTCCAAGTTACGGGGACAAGGCTATGATGGAGCTAGTAATATGAAAGGCGAGCTAAAtggccttaaaacaaagattttgaacAAGTATCCTCAAGCATTTTATGTTCATTGTTTTGCACAccaacttcaactagctctTGTAGCCGTTGCAAAGGGAATTGAGGGCGTCGCCATTTTCTTCAACAATGTTAGTATCTTGGTCAATACTATTGGATCATCGTGTAAGCGTCGTGATGCATTTAGAGAGAAACAACTAGAACAAATTACGAAAGCTCTTGATATTGGTGATCTTGAAACGGGTAGAGGGTTAAATCAAGAGAGTAATCTCATGCGTCCTTGTGATACACGTTGGAACTCACATTATGGTACTATAGTGAGTATTATTGTCATGTTTGAAGCCGTGGTGGAGGTGCTTGAATGGATTAAAGATGATACCAACCAAGATAATTTCGGAGAAGCAAGTAAGGTATTCCATGACATacaaacttttgattttgtgtttcacctttttttGATGAGACTCATATTGGGAATTACAAATGAGTTATCACAAGCATTACAAAAGaaagatcaagatattgtgaatgcGATGGCGTTAGTGGAGGTATGCAAGCAAAGACTACAATCCTTGAGAGATGATGATTTTGGGGACTTGCTTGATGATGTAAAAAAGTTTTGTGAAGAGCATGATATTGTTGTTCCTAACATGGAGGATTTGCATTTTGTACCCGGAAAATCAAGGCATAAAGCTCCAAGACTCACAAACTTCCATTACTATCGTGTGGACCtctattttcaagtccttgATACGCAATTAAAGGAATTGAATGATCGCTTCGATGAGGTAAACACCGAATTGTTTCTTTGTATGGCATGTTTGAGTCCGAtgaataattttgcatcttttgatAAAGCAAAAATTGTTCGTCTAGCCCAACTTTATCCTCAAGATTTTGATCGTATGGACCTCATAAATCTTCCAATTCAACTTGACAATTACATTCACGATATGAAGATGCAT harbors:
- the LOC126618119 gene encoding uncharacterized protein LOC126618119, yielding MGSTGSDVFTEKGFTNWKKGPQNLRVHEGGVGSLHNIAVQQARDLMAQKQHIETFVSKQTDEARINYRTLLNASLECTRWLLGQGLPFRGHDESFKSSNRGNYLELMQFLSKHNEQVRKVVFENAPKNLKYTSSDIQKDLVHACAIETIDAITKDMEGAFFSLLVDGSRDSSTKEQMAVVLRYVNKKGEAIEKFLGVQHVTSTTSSSLEEAIERFFATTNLSMSKLRGQGYDGASNMKGELNGLKTKILNKYPQAFYVHCFAHQLQLALVAVAKGIEGVAIFFNNVSILVNTIGSSCKRRDAFREKQLEQITKALDIGDLETGRGLNQESNLMRPCDTRWNSHYGTIVSIIVMFEAVVEVLEWIKDDTNQDNFGEASKVFHDIQTFDFVFHLFLMRLILGITNELSQALQKKDQDIVNAMALVEVCKQRLQSLRDDDFGDLLDDVKKFCEEHDIVVPNMEDLHFVPGKSRHKAPRLTNFHYYRVDLYFQVLDTQLKELNDRFDEVNTELFLCMACLSPMNNFASFDKAKIVRLAQLYPQDFDRMDLINLPIQLDNYIHDMKMHSEFSSLRGIGDLAKELVKTGRCASYILVYKLLHWLWCYRLQPLRWRELFLL